The genomic stretch GAAACAATCACAGCATATACTTTGAGTAAACAGCGAATTTATAGAAAGCTAAACCCATtcatgtcaaagaaaaaaacagttcttTCTACGTTCAACCTCCAGTGTAGAAATTCATCAagtaaagaaatgaaacaagcaGAGCAGACGCCAAAGTGCAAATAAtcagaaaatttacaaaaatgttcagattttcttTTCCAGATGCAGTTAATAACAAGTTCCACTCAGAGTATTTGAACATGACAACATTTCTGACGTATATCAGCTGAAACACGAAAAACGTTGGCctttaaatgacaaaagtagAATATTGCAGCTGAACAATCGACCAAATACACTAAATATCCAGAGAAAACGGTTTCTTTATGTGGCGATCAGGAGGAATAATGCTAATGGAGAGGAccaatgttgtcttcatttaatcagtttaaaagtttagttttgttcGACATGAGACAGAAACGGTGCTTCAGGcaggaaaaataacacaaacggTGAAAATATCAGAGGGTACGTTTAGAGCCAAAGAATCCTCGAtggaaacgacaaaatgaacaagaaaacaacTACCAGCATTTAGCAGAATCTTTCTCTCCATCAACCCAGACCAGTTTCTGTAGTTTGAATAAAACGAGCACTCTGAGTGTTCTAAGATAACGACCACAGAACGGTTTGTTGGAAGCATTTCCTTCATCCTTTGGCTTTTTAGAGACACAAATTTAAAACGAACCCAAGCACAGCTGCTGTTTTAGCAGAAGCTTCGCTCTCTAGACTTCTCTGGAGCTTTCATCTGACAGGGTTAGAGTTAGGGTCACCGCCAACCAGAGAAAAGATACGACCATGATTCCTTGTGGCAGAACATCGAACTGAGGTCTTCTGGTAGCGTCTTTTTCAAGTCCGGTTTAATTTTGGTGAAGTTTTACCCACAAATCTGCAgagttaatattttattaaagtcAGCTTTACTATATCCTCCCGAGACCATTTATGTCCTCTGGactggacatttgtttttgagcGATATATCTGGACTCATTAGAGCTACCGTAATAAATCCAGACATGCTCAGTAGAGGACATCCTGGCCTTTCTAATGACGTCTGGTGATCAGGTGGGATGACGGGAACTTTGTGTTCCTGCTGAGGCTAAatggagacagcagcaaaatgacaggaagaaagaaaagttcAGTAAAAAATTAAGACATCGTTGTTTTACCGATGCTAAtcatatattttcttgtttatgaatATGTGAGGAATAATAAACTGGGGTCAGAGTTCAGTTAAACATAATCTCCCCTTTATGAATATCAGCTGTTTAATTGGGTTAGCTAACAGCCAGCTAGCTAGTAGCTAACTAGTTAACTGTAGAGGACATGATTTATTGGGGTtagctaacagctagctaactagctagctagttAACTGTAGAGGACCTGATTTAATGGAGTTAGCTAgtagctaactagctaactgTAGAGGACATGATTTAATGGTGTCAGCTAccagctaactagctagctagttctttgtttacattcatttctttGTAGGTAATAAACACAGTGAATGTACAGTACTTAATGTAATAAATAGTTGTTTATTCGAATGTTTCATTCAACCTCTTCACTTTTTAGACTActgttatttaatttagtttcttaaagtttcattagaaaatgaaTCGAcgttcttgttttcttgtcgcctgttttgattttgaagtgtcactgttttgtttttttcatggtaaaattgttctgttgtctctaaaataaaaatatttttatgaaattcTAAATTGAgttgttttagctccaaaaaggcagaaaatcacaaaaaagttaGATTGAAAGATTCTTTTTCCCTCGGTTCTCAGGAGGTTGTGGAGTAATCACACCTCAAGTCTCATAGAAGGAACTGATCAGATCAAGACCGACTTCATGTCTGcactttattaataataataataataataataataataataataataataataataataataataataataaatttatttacAAAGCGCTTTCAGTCTTTGAATCTGAAGCTAAAGCCGGTTAGCTTCATAGAAACACTAGAAACGAGGGAAACAGCTGCTCTGGTTCtctgcagctggaaaactctAATAAAACATCTCGTCTTTGGTTCTGCTCTCCGACAAAAACACGAACTTGTGGGTCTGACTCCGGATcacccagaaactgttaaaacaccaaaaatcaacctaaaaaacacacatttgttgAGCACAGTTCCCAGAGTGTTAAAGTATTTTAATTTAGTCCACCGATGTCAGTGAGCCAAGTGATtaaatggatttaaaatgaGCTTTTCACACTTTACTTCATGAAGGGAATGAAGTGGTCGACTTCAGTTCAAATGAAAAGAAGCAAATAAAATACGCGAGCATTAAattcttttttagtttttaaagaaaatcataTCAGGAATGTAAAAGCAGCTTCAGTCAAATAAATACAATCCTTCTAAGGTCTGATCAGATccacagaaacagaagaacactttcagataattaaacagaaaaaacagaaacaagtcCCAATGAAGGGTTTAAAATCATTTGGCCAAAAGAAAAACTTGTGCGACATCAACAGACTTCAGGTGTTTGATCAGAGAAGTTTTAAAGAACCTTTGGAGGTTCTAAAAGCTGGACGGTTGAAGTGAACTAAAGCTGCTGTGACAGAACATTAGAGGAGATCGAACGTTctccaggaaaacaaacatgaacatCAGCAGATAAATGTCAGCTTCTCTCCTGGTTCCAGCACATCAACACTTCATCTAAATGACTCAATGAGAAATGTCATTTAACTGCGCTGATCTTTGGAGTGTTTTCATGAATTAGTACCatttacctgtccaggtgtaaAACAGCCTTTACAGTCACAACATTGTGCAAAAGAGCTTTTACGATTAGTCTGATTCACAATTCTGAGATGTGTCGtcttcttaaagaaactttggCTGAAAATGTTTGACAGAAGCAAATTTAGGTCAATTCAGTCTAAATGCCGAAACAGTTTTTACCTCCTGATGAATTAATTCACAGCTGTGAAACCGAGGGAACTCAtcagaaagacaaaaacgacacgTTCAGTCACTGTTGGCATTGGATAAACTCATATGGACGCATCTGGAAATGGTTTCCATCCAACTGGTTCTGCTGCTAAAATGATTTAATCTGAcatatattcagtttttttgatGCATCAGTTCTATCAAACGGTGACAGTTCTATCTGTCCAGCCCTagtttctgttctgtttatCAGCAGTGGTTGCTTCAGTGGGATGTCCTTAGAAACCAAAatttgttttcagatgtttcCATAAAAGTGTTAAATGACCAGAAACTGCATCTAAACCTGAACGTTGAGCCCTAAGCCTACTGCGAAGATTAATCCTAGATTCTCCAACAGCTCATCTATCAGCTAGTCAAACTCCACAGAAACCTAACAGGAGTTCTTCGGTTTAGAAGAAGGTAAAAGATGAGAAGGACTGCAAGGTTTAATATCAAGACTCTAGCAGTGTCTGGGTACTTTATACCAGACTGTGTTCAGAAGGTCTAACTGGCTCAGAAACGCATGAAATCTGAGGTAACAATCACTTCTCCTCACACCTGAAACAAATATATCCTTCGCTATGGAGGCCTGTAAGCACGATTTGTAGACAGAATAGAAATGCAACATGAGTTTGGTCAGTACGGCAACAACACAGAAGAACATGTGGTGATGGATGTAAAGCTGGAACTGATCAACGTTCTCAGGACACCACTAAAGTAAGAACATGATGTTCTCAGTCCAACAACAACTCAGAACCTAAAGTCTTTAAAACCAAGAACAAGcaatcaaacaataaaatccGTACACTTTAAATGTTGGTTTTCATCGTTGCATTTTTGAAAGTGTTGATGAAGTACTgaactgagctgctgttaatgaACCATAAACCAACATCTACTTGGAAATACATGGTCTGGTAGTGACATCGGAACAGATTATTGGTCAACATTTGGATTTAAACTGTAGTCAGCCtgcaataaacctaaaaatataCAGGAAATTCAGTTAGATATCTGTAGCTGTGATGGGCCAAAGGACACCATCTGTGTTTAAGTGGTACAAGAAATGGGAGGAAACACTTCATTCATAAAATCCACTTGTGTTTGCAGACTCACAGGTGAATGTGACCAAGATGAAATGACTTAAAtatgaaaacagcagcaaagaccaaaaaacagaaacaaccagATGCTGAAGCTGTTAAATCTGAGCATCTTTTCTATTAAACCAGTTTTCTTAATAGAGGAAAGAGTCTGATGAAGATATCCAGCATGGAAAGACGTCCACCAGGAAGACAAACCAATCAATCAGAagttaaagaataaataataataaagatttGAGTGGAGGCAGCTTTCCTTCTGATAATTGGTCAGATTTAATCTGTGGACGTCTCCGAGGGTCAGTCAGCATCAAATCAGGCAGAATGCAGGAAACGTGTTGCTCAAACGTCTCAGATTTCATTCACTTATTTGTTATTAGGGGACAGAAACTGAGttctgttaaatatttcatctgaaTTTAGAAAacttcagatgttttcagacctggaaATCTTTGTGTTTCCCCTCTCACAAAATCTGAGCAGCCATTTTgaaatgtcagtatttttaGAAGTAAAACTCCCATGAAGTCAGCTGAGGACAGAAAAACGGTTTCCAGCAGGTTAAATGTTGactgaatttcaacatgaagacaacGTGAAAAATGGCTCAAACCTTGCTTTACACCAAACATTAACGTCTACAGATGTGGCTTTAAAAGTTGGTAAAATGTCGACCAGAGACTACTAGGAGTAGGAGATATAGATCCATAGATACACACTAGCAGGAACTTTGTCTGAAAATGCtgcactttttttgcattttcaaggGTTAGTGATTGAAATCAGGCCTCTGCTGAAGGCATTCAATCaccattttgtcaaaatagcaaaaaaactgGAATCTTTCCTTGTCATactgaaaaacatcaaattctactggTGTTAGGGGCTGGAAAGGGaggtgaaatgttgaccaaagattgtatttttgtgcatttcttaCAGTTTCATGGGTCAATAATGCTGGACTCTGCTGGAGTCTTTCGATCCAGCCAAATTTCATCACTTTCAGAGTTGTATTTCTAGAGATATTGAACCATTAAAGTTGCTTTCTACATAAGACCTTGTGTTTTTGAGggtgaaattacaaaaatatccAGATCTGACaacaaatttaatttgttttaggTCCCAAATAACAAATTAGAACAAAATCTGAGAGAGTGAAGCAACACAGCTGTCTGAAACGGCAGCGACTGATCTCTGAAGAATTTAAAATACAAGATATTCATTAAAGCATTTAGTTGGTTTATATGGGTGGAGTTTAAAGAATGTGATTCACCTACGCTGCCTTTAAGAAATCCATTCCAACTACAGTGActttttacaaaaactgaagagGAGCTGCAAAGAAAACCTTCAAATAAATCGGTAGAAACACATTTTGGCACGACGGAGAACACAAGAGGAAAACTAGTGTCAACAGACATCGTATGTACACCTGGACATGCCGAAGACAAAATACATccacctctgtgtgtgtgaaagagtctgtacacacatttacagtatttactGAACCGCTTTCATCCACTTCATGGCAGCAAAGTCTGTTTAACAGCCTGCAACGTCCGAGCAGAGCCAGGCTGGAGGCGTCtctaacaacaaaaacacctcaTGTAAGTGATCGTTTTGAAATGAACacttctaaaaataaaataataaataaaagaaaaaagtatgtcTCCCTTTTGTTATTAGAGGCTTTGGTTCAGATTTTTTCAGATCCCAGATGGTCATAGCTTATGCTCCACTATGGCTCAACAAACTGATtctttccaacaaaaaaaaaaaataaataataaagagaaaaataaacttcTTTCAGCCTCAGATTCATTCAGGTGTTCTTCTGTTGGGAATTTTTCTAACTGACTCTCTTTCAGACACAGTTTTTGACACGCAGCTCATTTCTTCTtgctttctgttttcctttcctctctgtACAGTGGCTTCTCGTAACAGTCCATTTGTCGTTTTGCAGCGACTCTTCCATACAGTTTCTCAACATTCAACAGTTATATCATGAGCTGTTTTCCTAGCACACTTCATGCAGTGTCTATGCCTTTAAACACATCATTCTTTTCTAAATTTaactcttttcttcttcttctgccacAAACTGTGTTGTCATGCAGGTCTGGACTGGCACTCTGCAAGACGTATTATCCCCAGCAAATGTTAAGAAGAcaacatttgaaataaatctAGTCTTCCACGCTTTCACACTGCTgctacaaacacacatttagctGCCTGCGGAGTGACCAAAGTGACGGAGGGAGACAAAAATCAACCGTCCTccaaactgcattaaaaaaagcaaatactGGCGATAAATAGAACGCTTAAAAACCTAAAGAAGTCAGATTTGAATGGGGCAGGTGTACCAGCGGTGTCGATGTAAAGGGAGTGTGATCATACTGGTGCTGCCGTGTTCACACCCCACTGATCTGAGACCAGCAGATGTCCTGCAGCCGTTAAAACGGAAGCTTCTTCAGCTGCTCGAAGGTGATGAAGAACTGAAAGCTGAGTTAAGGAGATGACAGCAGGAGGAGCTCAGTGAGGAGTTTTACTGATAATAGACCATCTAGGGAGGCGTTGGAAGTTGGTATTCAAAGAACTGCAACAAAAGCACTGATGGATGAATTTAGCTGCCTGAGTGGACATTTCTACAGCATTCACTCCTTTAGTTCAACCCTATTCGTCCTGTTGTCATCAGGAAATTGTCCGTCCgtaacattactctaaaacagactaacggatttggatgaaatttccagtgaaggtcagaaatgacacaaggaccaagtgattagattctggcagtgatgcagcttatagtctgaatccatggattggttaaagatttctgtatcattgccagatagtggcacagcgtcactgtaaacatgacaacaagtgaacactacatcagctgattgtgatcctattacaaacccaccactgtggacttatcagaacttacccatcagaaatgatccaaggaacaactgattaaattgtgggggtgtttctgaatgccatcaattcccgccgcccgctacatatttaggtcacgtgattcagtatctgtacataacgtacacatgcagaacacacgcctgtgctcagtgcaaggtcattgtgtttgtgggtacatctatattatatggacacattctatgatgatttttgatcatcaataattaataaacaaatgctgcatttctgacatatgggcAATGAgcggccttggaggaggactgagcggccctggaggaggactgaagcagccttggaggaggactgagtggccttggaggaggactgaagtggccttggaggaggactgagcatcctataggaggactgagcagccttggaggaggactgaagcggccttggcggaggactgtagcggccttggaggaggactgaagcggccttggaggaggactgaagcggccttggaggaggactgaagcggccttggaggaggactgtagcggccttggaggaggactgtagcggccttggaggaggactgtagcggccttggaggaggactgaagcagcattggaggaggactgaagtggccttggaggaggactgaagcagcattggaggaggactgctctctgagtgcttttctagttacatAATGCAATAATGAATATATATGATGAAATGGAACATCTTCTGAAAAACAGGAATATTTGAATAAAGACCTGTCAAATAATTGATGTAATTATTACCTGAAAGATTCTTCTATCACGAAGTGGCCTCACCTGCTGATTAACAAAATAATTGATCAACGAAAGTGTTTCCgttttttcagatttcatcTCATCGTTATATCTTTAAATCACAAGCTTTTCCTGGAATTCTATTTTTTCTAAGAACTACAAATGAGCAAATGATTTCTCCGTTTCTCCTCCCTGTGAAAGAACTTTCTGAAGGATACGATGATGTTCCAAGGCCCCAGTCGCAGCCAGTTGGGCCAAAAGCCCTTATAGAGAGCAAAGAAGCCCTCGTTCCTCCATGTCTGCATCACTCCGTCCAGCGTTCCTTTGTACATGGGGCTCCCAGACAAAACCCGCTGGTTCATCATCCGGGTCCGGACCACGTCTACGGGGTTGGAGGCCAGCGCTCCGGCCAAGCCGCAGGTGAAACTAGAACTGAACACATGAAGCCAAAGAATGAACAAAAGCTGTAGATCAGCGGCTGAACATAGCAGTGCGATTAGTATAGGCTATTAGCAGGTATGTTGAGACGAAAGTCAGAGTTTTTTGGTCTCGTGAAGGTCTTTaaacctgctagatctccatggtaacggatGACGGACAGTTCTCTATGAGATTCTCAGCTGAGTTAAcatgttttatctgcaaacctgttgatcTGTGTGTTACTAAAACCAATGAATGAAGCCGTGTTTGCAttgcgttgccatgggaacctgaCTGCTAGCaatgcagaaatcacattaaTACGTTtttattagtggtgggacgtgatgaaaaaatttatctaattaattacatgctttgtaattaattaatcacaattaattgcagttttgtcaaatagcaatatttgacacaataagtgaagtttttcaattcaaataaaattgtggttgacagttgaatcaatgaatatacatatacgtgtttataatttaaaatttatttaaaaaaggaaaaatgggacatatagaaaagtgattttcataacttaaagcctgaatttagttgttttttccactgtatggtacataaaatcagcataagtagttcaaggagcttcagaaagttgaaaatccacagattcattctgttttcatcttttctgggtctgataaatggtgtaattttgatggttctttttataggaatatcaatttttatttatgtaatttttttataaacaaaaagtttataattaagttattaaaagagatatttttgttgtttaggttattcctcctccaaggaggcagagcctcgatggagtaaaaacttaaaccacaaaaatgtttcatttctatttatctgcatttttcatctgtctgctacattcacagattactgcaaatctaagtacaattatagcgattttattcaacattttaagactttctgtaaactcaagcactgtctagaaaagtggtctattatgggatggctacaccattagccgttagcatgactcgtagctaacgttagctctggtgctaacagcaacatgttttacattgaggtgataccgtcagcttgaagtgacgcagtgatcagaaaactctttattgtacaatttacacacaaccaggcttttatccaagctgccatcaggaagatttttaaaaggaaactttctgtccaacaagctcaatctgctcttccttcactgttcaccagtgcctgacttcactcagtgcttcctgtgcttcttcttcatggctacaaacagactttaggttcattaccgccacctactgggctggagtgttcagcAGAGTTACcagtgttattatttttaaggcgttattttcgctgtaattaattaatcaaaattaacgcgtgaaagtcccagccctagtttttatgtttggtctgcttatgctgcagctgatagaacacagattagaacaCTGATTATTCTACTGGTATTTATgacagagaatattcagtcagtaacattaatttcactttaatctgtacataaattaaatgtttatcctgcattatgggacagcGTCAGAATTAAATGCATTTCAATACAATAtaatgtttgaatatatgaacTTTAAcggctctaatgtgcagctgttagttatcaataatcagctgcatcgatcagtaaaattaatattttaacagttgtctaccagcattcctctcCGGCATCAtttacaggactttatatttctCGTTGTcttcattaaaacaacctgttgactgaagctgctgaacacAGTTTATCTGATGTAGaagagtttgaagcagaaaaccTGTTAACAccacagaaagttaaaaaaccACCTTCATGATAACTTCTATCTCTGATTAGGGTTTCAGTTTTTCCCACAGAGAAAGCCTGAATATGTTAAACCTGCTTTGAAGTTCAGACCTCCTGAAAGGGATTAAGGAAGGGAAGCTTACATGAAATGTGCCAGAATGGTGTCCCCCATGAGGCCCGAGCGGAGGAGGTGCTTCTTTGTGATGTCGTAGACGGGAAGCTCCACCCCAACGACGATGGCGGCTCGCTGAGCGGTGGGAATGACGCCCTGAGAGATGAAAGAGTTCAGTCTGAGTGAGCCGAAGAACTCATAGACAGAGTTGACTGATTAATAATCTTATTTTCTTGGTttggttaaataaatgaaaaaacagtgaCAGATGGATCCACTTGGGTCTCAGTTTAGCCAGATACTTAGAATAAAGTGTCAGTAACAGTCTTTATGTACAATAAAGATGGGAACCTCCCTCAGAGCTGTAGCAGGAAGAACATTTTCatgacatttatctgttttctgATCTCAGCCAGAGGAGACTTTAAGTTCCAAAGTGATGAACCTGTTGGTGTATGAAGCTGTCCAGCAGTTTTTATTGGAATGAATGTGGTTTCATCTCGGTACAGGATACTCTCACTGCATCATCCAGCACTCACCCTCCACAGCCCTCTGGTGCCTTCTGTCTGGTAGATGTTGATGAAGTTGGACATCATGCTGCCCTGGAGGAGGCTGCCCTGAGCCTGCATCCTGATCTGGAACCGAcagatgcaaacaaacatcagattttttacaataatttaaaacacaGTCACCATCTCAGTAGTGTCCTAACTACCTGCTAACTACCAGCTGATCCAAACAGATGTAGAGCGTGAGTGAAGCTGAAGCagtcttttttaaaacagtgtgTAACTTTAAACCTGAAtgcagttttaattttaattcaataaTTTCTATAAACATTCCCCATCATGAACAAGGAAATTAActacagagagaaaaagtgTTTCTTGTTTGAGGCTGTAAGCACATTTATGTTTTGCTGTAAAGTTGAGTATTTTAACATGTTGGTCAATGAAGACTGATTCCAGGAAATGCTGTTTA from Amphiprion ocellaris isolate individual 3 ecotype Okinawa chromosome 14, ASM2253959v1, whole genome shotgun sequence encodes the following:
- the slc25a14 gene encoding brain mitochondrial carrier protein 1 isoform X2, yielding MMPSLNWKPFIYGGMASIVAEFGTFPIDLTKTRLQVQGQSQYTEVRYRGMFHALFRIGKEEGIRALYSGISPALLRQASYGTIKIGTYNSLKRLFVSHPEDETMVINVFCGVVSGVLSSSLANPTDVLKIRMQAQGSLLQGSMMSNFINIYQTEGTRGLWRGVIPTAQRAAIVVGVELPVYDITKKHLLRSGLMGDTILAHFISSFTCGLAGALASNPVDVVRTRMMNQRVLSGSPMYKGTLDGVMQTWRNEGFFALYKGFWPNWLRLGPWNIIFFITFEQLKKLPF